The following are from one region of the Cytobacillus firmus genome:
- a CDS encoding VOC family protein, protein MNVTLDHIVHFINAEPAAAASKWRDHGYKAITGGSHENWGTYNSLLYIGHSYLEFLSIEKDHIALSTDNPLIKQLTEEIRLGEGIGQICFRTNNIEELQSELTEKGFETFPIFDGSRKRADGSILSWKMLFIKEDPDYKYPFFIDWGMEDDKRLEVLRQQGLIDEKLAAKKIEAVYIASKDCEKSASAWQEITPASGVDIYISHDRKEKRASIVIGSVNIIFCQPLYENGRTMEVLRKRGEKPFAVQLTPSLEKEIWLYEGLYF, encoded by the coding sequence ATGAATGTAACGCTTGATCATATTGTTCACTTTATAAATGCTGAGCCGGCTGCTGCTGCTTCAAAATGGAGGGATCATGGATATAAGGCAATCACCGGGGGCAGTCATGAAAACTGGGGAACTTATAACAGTCTTTTGTACATTGGGCATTCCTACCTCGAATTTTTATCGATTGAAAAGGATCATATTGCCTTAAGTACAGATAATCCTCTTATTAAACAGCTGACAGAAGAAATCAGACTTGGAGAAGGGATTGGCCAAATTTGTTTCCGAACCAATAATATTGAGGAGCTGCAGAGTGAATTAACGGAAAAGGGCTTTGAGACCTTTCCAATCTTTGATGGAAGCAGAAAGAGGGCTGATGGAAGCATCCTTTCATGGAAAATGCTCTTTATAAAGGAAGACCCAGATTATAAATACCCTTTCTTTATTGACTGGGGCATGGAAGACGATAAAAGATTAGAAGTACTGAGACAACAAGGCTTAATTGATGAGAAGCTTGCTGCTAAAAAGATTGAAGCAGTCTATATAGCTTCAAAAGACTGTGAAAAATCTGCGTCAGCATGGCAGGAGATCACGCCAGCTTCCGGGGTTGATATTTACATAAGCCATGACAGAAAAGAAAAAAGAGCATCCATTGTGATTGGTTCAGTAAATATCATCTTTTGCCAGCCATTATACGAGAATGGAAGGACGATGGAGGTCCTTCGAAAAAGAGGTGAAAAGCCCTTTGCTGTTCAATTGACGCCAAGCCTTGAAAAAGAAATATGGCTATATGAAGGTCTTTATTTTTAA
- a CDS encoding AMP-binding protein, with protein sequence MTELLNLTVGKLLEEKAGLHPDHEAVVYADRGLRMSYKEFNEYCRLAAKGFMKLGLEKGEHIAAWSTNTPEWLTCQFSTGKMGAVLVTVNTNYQAAELEYLLKQSDSTTIVLMEKFRETSYIEMLYSIVPELKDSEPGQLKSKKLPFLKNVLVMGEKRFPGTYSWEDIIRMGESVTDSELDERMESLDPYDAINMQYTSGTTGFPKGVMLTHNNIVNNGYNIANCMQLTKDDRLCIPVPFFHCFGCVLGTMACISVGATIVPVQEFSPKAVLQTVQDEKCTGLHGVPTMFIAELNDPDFSKYDLSTLRTGIMAGSNCPIEVMKGVIEKMGASEITIAYGQTESSPVITQTRTDDPIELRVESVGRALPNVEVKIVEPGTNNEVPAGVQGEMCTRGYHVMKGYYKNPDATKEAIDEDGWLHTGDLAVMDENGYCKITGRLKDMIIRGGENIYPREIEEFFYTHPQILDVQVVGVPDAVYGEEVVAWIIAKEDSDLTAEELRDYCKGKISRHKIPRYMEFIKEYPMTASGKIQKFRLREQAKEVIENANTLKQ encoded by the coding sequence ATGACAGAATTATTGAATCTTACAGTAGGGAAGCTCCTGGAGGAGAAAGCCGGCCTTCACCCTGATCATGAAGCTGTAGTTTATGCCGATCGCGGTCTCCGAATGAGTTATAAGGAGTTTAATGAATATTGCAGGCTTGCTGCCAAAGGGTTCATGAAGCTGGGCCTTGAAAAAGGGGAGCATATTGCCGCATGGTCGACAAACACGCCGGAATGGCTTACGTGCCAGTTTTCAACAGGCAAGATGGGAGCTGTCCTTGTAACCGTTAATACAAACTATCAAGCTGCTGAACTCGAATATCTATTAAAGCAATCTGATAGTACAACGATTGTTCTGATGGAAAAGTTCCGAGAAACCTCTTACATAGAAATGCTATACAGCATTGTCCCTGAACTGAAGGATTCCGAACCGGGGCAGCTGAAAAGCAAAAAACTTCCTTTCTTAAAAAACGTTCTCGTAATGGGAGAAAAGCGCTTTCCAGGGACATACAGCTGGGAAGATATTATCCGGATGGGCGAATCTGTCACTGACAGTGAACTCGATGAGCGGATGGAAAGCCTTGATCCTTACGATGCCATAAATATGCAATACACATCCGGAACGACAGGCTTTCCAAAAGGGGTTATGCTAACCCACAATAACATCGTTAACAATGGATATAATATCGCAAATTGTATGCAATTAACAAAAGATGACCGCTTATGTATTCCTGTTCCATTTTTCCATTGCTTCGGCTGTGTGCTGGGAACGATGGCATGCATATCCGTCGGCGCCACCATTGTTCCAGTGCAGGAATTCAGTCCTAAAGCTGTTCTGCAGACGGTCCAGGATGAGAAATGTACAGGCCTTCATGGGGTGCCGACAATGTTTATCGCAGAGCTGAATGATCCTGATTTCAGCAAATATGATCTATCCACCCTTCGTACAGGCATAATGGCTGGCTCCAATTGTCCAATTGAGGTCATGAAAGGCGTTATCGAAAAAATGGGCGCCAGCGAAATAACCATTGCCTATGGACAAACAGAGTCATCGCCTGTCATAACCCAGACACGGACAGATGATCCAATTGAACTTAGAGTCGAGTCTGTCGGAAGGGCATTGCCGAATGTAGAAGTAAAAATTGTAGAGCCGGGCACAAATAACGAAGTCCCTGCCGGCGTCCAGGGGGAGATGTGTACCAGAGGCTACCATGTCATGAAGGGATATTATAAAAATCCGGATGCTACAAAAGAAGCTATTGATGAGGATGGCTGGCTCCATACCGGGGATCTCGCTGTAATGGATGAGAACGGGTACTGCAAAATTACCGGCAGACTAAAAGATATGATCATTCGCGGCGGAGAAAATATTTATCCACGTGAAATAGAGGAATTCTTTTATACTCATCCGCAGATTCTCGACGTTCAGGTGGTTGGGGTTCCTGATGCTGTATATGGTGAAGAAGTGGTCGCCTGGATAATTGCGAAGGAAGACTCTGACTTAACGGCAGAAGAACTTCGCGATTACTGCAAAGGAAAAATTTCTCGCCATAAAATCCCACGCTATATGGAATTTATTAAAGAATATCCAATGACAGCTTCAGGCAAAATCCAAAAGTTCAGATTGCGTGAACAGGCTAAAGAAGTCATTGAAAATGCTAATACATTAAAACAATAG